Proteins from a genomic interval of Rhodococcoides fascians A25f:
- a CDS encoding carbon-nitrogen hydrolase family protein has protein sequence MSSTIRISLAQITSGEHPAENLELIDTHARAAAHAGSDVVVFPEATMRCFGGPIRKFAQPLDGEWAEAMRSIASDAGITVVAGMFTPAEDDRVTNTLLVTGPGIEASYDKIHLFDAFGFAESDTVAPGSDPLVVDIAGVRVGFATCYDIRFPALFQKLGDLGAELVVVPASWGSGDGKVDQWTLLARARALDSTTFIAACDQAEPAAAEGNAPLGVGHSIVCSPTGEILGQLDATPGMLTIDIDTAMVDAVRKTLPVLKNRRHFDA, from the coding sequence GTGAGCTCGACAATCCGCATCAGCCTGGCCCAGATCACCAGCGGCGAACACCCCGCCGAGAACCTCGAACTCATCGACACTCATGCGCGTGCGGCCGCACATGCCGGATCGGACGTCGTCGTGTTTCCCGAGGCGACGATGCGCTGCTTCGGCGGACCCATCCGAAAGTTCGCACAGCCTCTCGACGGCGAATGGGCCGAGGCGATGCGTTCCATCGCGTCCGATGCCGGCATCACCGTCGTCGCGGGGATGTTCACCCCCGCCGAGGACGACAGGGTGACCAACACACTGCTCGTCACCGGCCCCGGCATCGAGGCGAGCTACGACAAGATTCACCTGTTCGACGCATTCGGATTCGCCGAATCCGACACCGTCGCACCGGGTTCGGACCCACTGGTGGTGGACATCGCCGGAGTTCGGGTGGGCTTCGCGACCTGCTACGACATTCGATTCCCGGCGCTGTTCCAGAAACTCGGCGACCTCGGCGCGGAACTCGTCGTCGTTCCGGCGTCGTGGGGATCAGGTGACGGCAAGGTCGACCAGTGGACCCTGCTCGCTCGCGCACGTGCCTTGGATTCGACGACGTTCATCGCCGCCTGCGACCAGGCCGAACCCGCTGCCGCCGAGGGAAATGCGCCATTGGGCGTGGGGCACAGCATCGTCTGCTCCCCCACCGGCGAGATCCTCGGGCAACTGGACGCGACGCCCGGCATGCTGACAATCGACATCGATACCGCAATGGTCGACGCCGTGCGCAAGACGCTGCCGGT